The Xanthocytophaga agilis genome window below encodes:
- a CDS encoding ABC transporter substrate-binding protein: MKTKQNLTRSSHKRILPLSSLVRCSCWLVALYCLIGMLTSCRSSSQSDTVEETTANQQNYFPEKVQIEYAKGFTLQYFNHYKIVHIFNPFEAKGDTARYLLLQRGTPRPAGYDQYHKIEIPVRSLVGMSSMHVGLVSFLDAQNTLVGLGNLKYVSSPEVLKRIAKGEITEVGNDQAINEEKLIAMHPDLVMTVGSATARMDHYKTLTDAGLPVLINSEWVETTPLARAEWVKLMAALLNKEALVNEKFVKIAREYKRLSDLTRNVKHKPSIITGMTYKDTWFLPDGDSYMAHFFEDAGTDYHWRNEKTTGSLPLSFEAVYPIALEAEYWLNVGFIDTKQDILAKDKRYGDFTSFKTGKVYNYNKRTNEQGANDYWESGAVSPHLILADMIKILHPELLPDHELVYYKQVQ, from the coding sequence ATGAAAACAAAACAAAACCTAACCCGAAGCAGCCACAAAAGGATTTTGCCGCTGTCTTCACTGGTTCGCTGTTCATGTTGGCTGGTAGCTCTCTACTGTCTGATAGGAATGTTGACCAGTTGCCGTTCCTCATCTCAATCGGATACTGTAGAGGAAACCACTGCGAACCAGCAAAACTATTTTCCAGAGAAAGTACAGATAGAGTATGCCAAAGGATTTACCCTCCAATACTTCAATCATTACAAGATAGTGCATATCTTCAATCCTTTTGAAGCGAAAGGAGATACAGCACGTTACCTTTTGTTACAACGTGGCACCCCACGTCCTGCAGGCTATGATCAATATCACAAAATTGAGATACCTGTCCGTAGTCTGGTTGGTATGTCGTCTATGCATGTAGGTCTGGTCAGTTTTCTTGATGCGCAGAATACATTAGTTGGACTGGGCAATCTGAAATATGTTTCCTCACCAGAAGTACTCAAACGAATTGCCAAAGGAGAAATTACAGAAGTTGGCAACGATCAAGCTATCAATGAAGAAAAGCTGATTGCGATGCATCCTGACCTGGTTATGACAGTAGGAAGCGCAACAGCCCGGATGGATCACTACAAAACCCTTACAGATGCAGGACTTCCTGTGCTGATTAATTCTGAATGGGTAGAAACTACTCCATTGGCACGTGCTGAATGGGTGAAACTAATGGCAGCCTTACTCAACAAAGAAGCACTGGTAAATGAAAAGTTTGTAAAAATTGCACGGGAATATAAACGGTTGTCAGACCTAACCCGCAATGTGAAACATAAGCCAAGTATCATTACTGGTATGACATACAAGGATACTTGGTTTCTTCCAGATGGTGATAGCTACATGGCTCACTTTTTTGAAGATGCAGGCACAGATTATCATTGGCGAAATGAGAAAACTACAGGTAGCCTACCTCTCAGTTTTGAAGCTGTGTATCCGATAGCACTGGAAGCTGAATACTGGCTCAATGTAGGATTCATTGATACCAAACAAGATATTCTGGCCAAAGACAAACGATATGGGGACTTTACCTCTTTTAAAACAGGCAAAGTCTATAATTATAACAAACGAACTAATGAACAGGGAGCTAATGATTACTGGGAGTCTGGTGCGGTAAGTCCTCACCTGATACTGGCAGATATGATTAAAATACTTCATCCGGAATTACTGCCTGATCACGAACTGGTGTATTACAAACAGGTACAATGA